From the Cyclopterus lumpus isolate fCycLum1 chromosome 25, fCycLum1.pri, whole genome shotgun sequence genome, one window contains:
- the pou3f2b gene encoding POU domain, class 3, transcription factor 2, which produces MATAASNHYNILTSSASIVHSEPGSMQQATAYRDAQSLLQSDYPLQSNSHALSHAHQWITALSHGEGAPWSSSPLGAEQDIKPAVQGARDEMHNSSNNLQHQSRAPHLVHQTHGNHHDGRAWRTTTAAHIPSMATTNGQSLIYSQSGFSVNGLIPGSGQGMHHHNLRDSHDDHHSPHLSEHGHPPSQHQHQHRSQSHHDHSDEDAPTSDDLEQFAKQFKQRRIKLGFTQADVGLALGTLYGNVFSQTTICRFEALQLSFKNMCKLKPLLNKWLEEADSTSGSPTSLDKIAAQGRKRKKRTSIEVSVKGALESHFLKSPKPAASEILGLADSLQLEKEVVRVWFCNRRQKEKRMTPPGGALPGSEDVYGDTPPHHGVQTPVQ; this is translated from the coding sequence ATGGCGACCGCAGCGTCTAACCACTACAACATCCTCACCTCCAGCGCATCCATCGTGCACTCGGAGCCCGGCAGCATGCAGCAAGCCACGGCGTACCGGGACGCGCAGAGCCTGTTGCAGAGCGACTACCCGCTGCAGAGCAACAGCCACGCGCTCAGCCACGCACACCAATGGATCACGGCGCTGTCCCACGGAGAGGGAGCCCCGTGGTCCTCCAGCCCGCTCGGCGCGGAGCAGGACATCAAACCCGCGGTGCAGGGCGCCCGGGACGAGATGCACAACTCCAGCAACAACCTGCAGCACCAGTCGCGGGCGCCCCACCTGGTGCACCAGACGCACGGGAACCACCACGACGGACGGGCGTGGAGGACCACCACCGCGGCTCACATACCGAGCATGGCCACGACGAACGGCCAAAGCCTTATTTACTCCCAGTCGGGCTTCAGTGTAAACGGACTGATCCCGGGCAGCGGGCAAGGGATGCACCACCACAACCTAAGAGACAGCCATGACGACCACCACAGCCCGCACCTCAGCGAACACGGCCACCCTCCGTCCCAGCATCAGCACCAGCACCGATCGCAGAGCCACCACGACCACTCGGACGAGGATGCGCCGACCTCGGACGACCTGGAGCAGTTCGCCAAGCAGTTCAAACAGCGGAGGATCAAGCTGGGCTTCACGCAGGCGGACGTGGGACTCGCCCTGGGGACCCTGTACGGAAATGTGTTTTCCCAAACCACCATATGCAGGTTTGAGGCCCTGCAGCTCAGCTTCAAAAACATGTGTAAGCTGAAGCCTCTGTTGAACAAGTGGTTGGAGGAGGCGGACTCCACCTCGGGCAGCCCGACCAGCCTGGACAAAATCGCGGCGCAGGGGAGGAAACGGAAAAAACGGACTTCAATCGAGGTTAGCGTAAAGGGAGCTTTGGAGAGCCATTTTTTGAAGTCCCCCAAACCGGCAGCGTCGGAAATACTCGGCCTGGCGGACAGTCTGCAGCTGGAGAAAGAAGTGGTGAGGGTTTGGTTTTGTAacaggagacagaaggagaaacgCATGACCCCTCCCGGAGGAGCTCTGCCTGGGAGCGAGGATGTGTACGGGGACACGCCGCCGCACCACGGGGTCCAGACCCCGGTCCAATGA